Part of the Niallia alba genome is shown below.
TCTCATATCCGCTAAGTCATATCGAACTTTAACAGACCCAATTTTCTTTTCGTGTTTTACCTCGTTAATTAAGTTAGCTCTAAGTTCCATTAAATCTTTACTATTATAGTATTCGTTTTCTATAACAACGCCTTTATTTTGTATCTTTCTATAATCTATTCCACTCATAAAAATTAATTTAAGCTCTTTTTTGCTTTGTGGTATAGGTAATTGTAGCAAAGGATTATTCACTAATCCTTTAAGCCATAGATCCTTTGGCTTTCCTCCTCGTCTCTTATCATAAGAATTCGCAATTACATCTACCATCACCAGATGAGCCATATAAATAAACGTCTGCATTGTTATACAAGCTTCTCCTACAGAATCATATAATCCTTTCTCATAAACATTTGAAAAAGTCGTTCCTTTTAATGTATGAATCCATGTAGTGTTAAGTGTTCTAAATCCTCTCTCGATAGTTCCCTTTTGATAACCAGCACCAACTTTACAAAAGTGAACATTTATATTTAACTGTTGGCAAGTATCCTTAACATCATACGATTCATTTATTATTGAATTATCAAATACTACCTCAGAGGGTTTTCCATATGCTACCCAATCATTTTCTATTAAGGGATATAATTTTTTCAGGTACGTTTTTGGCATAATAGAATGTAATAGACATTGTTTCACCGCAGATGCATTTACATCCTTAAATGTTACATAAAATCCTAGTGGATGACCGGTAGCTTTATCTATTGCATAGACTAGCCAAGGACGTTCTGGCTTTAGTGTCGATGGATTAATTAATAAGACATCGACAGGTGTCCAATCAATTTCCACTCTTTCCAAGGGTTTAGTAATTACAACTTCTTTTCTAGAACCTTTCTTCCTCAATTCAGTTTCAACTTTACCAAGCCTAATCTCTTCTTTTCTAAATTTGTCTTCTATAGTTTTCTTCCTTCTATAAAATGTAGAACGAGATACTATTTTAATTTTATTTTTATCATCTCTAAATCTGTTAATTTCTTCGATTCTTAATGAAAATTCAGAAAAAAGATGTTCATCTGTAAACTTTTCACCACTATATTGGAATTCATTTACCAGTTCTTCTATTAGTTCGACTATCTCTCCCTTTGTATAATGATTTTTGGGACCAGGCTTCTTTTTTACAAGAGTTCGAATATCTTCATATTTTTCCCATCTACTCTTCCATTCATAAAAGGTTGTTTTACTAACTTTTGGTTCTATCGTATCTAAATAACTCTTAATTTCTGCAGGTAGTATCTCTCCGTCTATCACTGGTTTTATAATTTTATACCTTCTTTTAGCCTCGTTAACTGAATCTATATCTAGCAATGAAAAGTCCCTAATTTCAAATTCATTGCTGCGCCAATCGTTGTTTCTGAATACTAATTCTTCTTTATTCCACTTTTCTAATAAGTGTTCTTTATCCCAAATCTCGATTTTATTGTAATTTAAATTCTCTAGTTCGATTGCTCCATTTATTTCTCTTCTAACTATATATCTATCTTCATCTATCATTAACTTTGTTCCTGCTAAAAATGCAAACATACTCATTAGTAACTATCCCCTCACAATATCTATAAAAGTTTCATCATTGAGTAATTCATTTATGAGCACTAGTGTTGCATAAATAGTGTCATAATTTTCAGTTTACTCACCTTCCCTGTTTAGAGGCAAAAAAGTAAATACCCAATCAAAGGTGGCCCCATCCATTTGGAAATTTATTTACAATTAGACTTTTGCAACGACGACAATTTGCATATTTAAGGGATGGCTTTTCCTTCAATCTTTCGAAGCCAAACATTCGCTGGTTTCCACAATGCAGCCCTTAGATAACGGCTAATCTGTAAGGTTTTTCGCTTGCTTCTGGTCTCGATTTGCACGAGAACATGTAGGCAAAAAACAATTAGTGCGATAAATACTTGATTTTGAATCGCCCATTCGCTTTGACCGTAGAACTTTTTGATGCTGAGATGTTGTTTGATCCATTTAAAAAACAGCTCAATTGCCCACCGTGATTTATACATTTCTGAAATTTCTTCGGCGCTTAAATCAAAACGATTTGTAATTAAATGAAGTTCATTTCCTTTTGAGTCCATCACTTTTAGAAGCCGAAAGTAATTTTCAGCACGGTTTTGAGTCGTACCTATCAACACCATTTGGTCTGATAAAACAGCTGTATCCTTGGGTAGCTTAAAATCGTAAACGTTCCGTATGACTGCATTTTTGCGTAGCCGTGAAAGAAAGAAGTAGCCATCATCAGTCATGCGATCAAAGCGCTCGTAGTCTAGATAACCACGGTCAAACACATACATGCATTCCTTGTCATCCACCATGATTTCAAGCTGACCACGGTCATGTTCTTTTGCCGTTGTCATAACGGCCTTTTCAGGATAGGATATACCCTTTTCCATAAACACAAGGCGCAAATGTAACTTTACACCTGCTTTTGTTTTGCGGAATTTAGCCCATTTATGATTGGTCAAATTAAGTGGCAATGTGCTTGAATCAATGATTTTTAACGGCATCACGAGTTTCGTGTAATGCGTTTTGGCATGAATTTGTGACACTAAATCAAGGAAAAGCCTTTGAAATAGATCAGGGTTTATGCCGTTTAACCGCCGTGACAACTGAGAAATACTAATAGAATCAAGGTCTATCCCTTTTTGAAGCTGGTCATCGAAAAGACAATCACCCAGCGCATGCAGACTTTCAATTTCTTGTAGCTGCGCAAAAAGTAGTAATTTTAGAAATGACTCTGTCGTTAATTTTTTCGTATAGTAATCTAATTTCATCGTTTTCACGTTTTCTTCAAATAATTGAAGATTTATAGGTGAAAACCATTGTCCAAATGAAGTTTTTCGTGTAATCTTGTCCATGTGATGGTCCTTTTTTAGTGGATTTGGACGGGTTACCACCTGACTAATCCATTATAAAGGACTTTTTCTTTGCGCAAAATAATAATATTGAACATTTTGAGTATTTTTAATAGTGAATTTAAATTAATGCAACACTAGTGATTTATGAGATCAATATTTAATTGCTGATTATAAATCATATAGTATAAATTCGAATAAATTTCTGGACTAGGTATACTATCATCAAACTTTATGATATCTTCCATCTTACTTTTTCCATTTTTTTGTATAAAATTATAAATTTTTATTTTTGTACTTTCTTTAGTTAACCTTTCGTCGACTCCTCTAATCTTATCGAGGTTTTGTATTAGATATCCTTGTCTTATATCTTTTTCTGTAACTATTTTGAATTTCCATCCTTTTTTTTCACAATATATTTTCCCTACTTCAAATTTAACTTTATTATCTTCTTCTTTAATCTTATCCTCTGGCTTAACTTCAAAAATAATATACTGTTTATCCTTAGTTTCCACTAAAAAATCAGGAAAATATTTGTATATCTTCCCTTTATATCTGTATTCTATTTTTATTGGTTGAGATTGAATTTTTATGATTGAAGGATCAAAATCTAAAACCTTAATGAAGTCCTTCTCTAACAGACTCTCCCAAGCAACCATTTCATTAGACTTTTTGCTATTTATAAAGCCTCTAAAGCTGCCTTTTTTGGATGGTTTTATTTTTCTAACTTGTTCCATATTATCACCTAGTTTACCAGAGTATTTTTTTGGAGATTATTATATTTGAGGTGAAGAACATCATGTTACTTTTTTATTTAAAGCCTAAGAACAACGAAAGCCTTACTGGATTCTTTTATAGGACGGCAAAAGAAAACTTAATGGATAACATAAAATGGATTAATGATCACTTTTCCGTATTTACAGGTTATCAGCCTAATGTTAATTTAATGAATTGGGGCGAACAAAACCATATTAAAGATACTTCAAACTTTTTACGCATCGAATATCAGCTTGCAAACAGTATGACTTTTACTTATCTATTAGAATTTCACGGTTTAAGAGTAGATTATACCAAGAACACTATTAAGTGCCCTTGGTTTTCATACCAAACAACAAAGGTTTGTCCAGTATGTTTAAAAGAGGAACCGATTCACCGTTTAGACTGGAGTTTTACATATAGTTTTATATGTAGAAAGCACAAATTATTTCTAATTGATAAATCACTAGTGTTGCATAAATGTTGTTAGAATATTCAGTTTAAATATGTCCCCTGTTAAGAGCCAAAAAAGTAAATACCCAACTAAAGGTGGATCCATCCATTTGGAAATTTTTTACAATTAGACTTAAGAGACGACGACAATTTGTTTATTAAGGAATGGTTTTTCCTTCAATCTTTCGAAGCCAAATATGTGCTGGTTTCCACAAAGCTGCCCGTAAATATCGGCTAATTTGTAGGGTTTTTCGTTTACTTTTTGTCTCGATTTGTGCGAGAACATGCAGGCAAAAAACAATAAGTGCGATAAACACTTGATTCTGAATTGCCCATTCGCTTTGGCCGTAAAACTTTTTGATATGGAGATGTTGTTTAATCCATTTGAAAAATAACTCAATCGCCCAGCGTGATTTATACATCTTTGAGATTTCTTCAGCACTTAAATCAAAACGATTTGTGATTAAATGAAGCTCATTTCCTTTTGAATCAATCACTTTTAGAAGACGAAAGTAATTTTCGGCACGGTTTTGCGTCGTACCAATCAACACCATTTGATCCGACAAAACAGATGTATTCTCGGGTAGTTTAAAATCGTAAACCTCCCGTATGACTGCGTTTTTTCGCAGCCTAGAAAGGAAAAAGTAGCCGTCATCTGTCATCCGATCAAAGCGTTCGTAGTCTAAGTAACCACGGTCAAACACATACATACATTCCTTGTCATCAACCATTACTTCAAGCTGACCGCGGTCATGTTCTTTGGCCGTTGTCATAATGGCCTTTTCGGGATAGGATATACCTTTTTCCATAAACACAAGGCGTAAGTGCAATTTAACACCCGCTTTTGTTTTGCGGAATTTTGCCCATTTATGATTAGTCAAATTGAGAGGCAATGTGCTTGAATCAATGATTTTTAATGGCATCACAAGTTTCGTGTTGTGCGTTTTGGCATGAATTTGTGAAACTAAATCAAGGAAAAGCTTTTGGAATAAGTCTGGATTCATGCCATTTAAACGGCGTGAGAGTTGGGAAATACTGATAGAATCAAGATCAATGCCCTTTTGCAGTTGATCATCGAAAAGACAATCGCTCAGCGCATGCAGACTTTCGACTTCTTCTAGCTGCGCAAAAAGTAATAATTTTAGAAATGACTCTGTCGTTAGTTTTTTCGTATAGAAATCTAATTTCAACGTTTTCACGTTTTCTTCAAATAATTGAAGATTTATTGGTGAAAACCATTGTCCAAATGAAGTTTTTCGTGTAATCTTGTCCATGCGATAGTCCTTTTTAGTGGATTTGGACGGGTTACCACCTAACTTATCCATTATAAAGGACTTTTTCTTTGCATAAAATGATAAAATTGAACATTTCAAGTATTTTTAATAGTTAAATTAAATTAACGCAACACTAGTGTTGATAAATGTATGTATTGTTCTAGAGATATAAATATTAAGACCGTTATTTCCGATAAATGTGTTTGTGGGATGCCTTTATCTTCAGCTAAACCCAAAAATGTTACATTATCTCTTCTATTTAATTATCAACAAGAGGTTGATAAATTTTTCTCCCATGATAAAACTGTTAATATTAATGATTGGATTTCAAATTCTTCGACATTCTATTATGCATTAGAGTTTTTAGCAACTTGGATACCACAAACAATCAATATTGATGAGATTATAACATTAGATGGTTTTAAATATAGCGGAAACGCAGTTGTTAATAGCCGTTTAAAAAAATCAAAAACACTTATTCAATCTTGTCCTTTATACATACACGCTTACATATTATTGAGGGATTGGCCAAAGCAATTTTATACATTCATTAGATTGATGAAAAATAAAAACAACCTTAATAGTTTTCGTCTATTTTGTAATGCTGTTAATAAGTTAATTGGCACTAATTTGGAACCATTGCACACTGAGTTTATGAACTATATACTTAAGAATCAATTACCAAATAGTTATCCAAATCAATTTATTAGTATAAAAAAGGCATGTGAAATTACTAAATTAAAAGAAGATACAATTAAAAGAAGTGATTTTTTTCAGCTGTTTATGTGTAACTTCAAGGAAATGGAATTTTTCTTTGTGAAAAAAATGGAAATCGAAAAATGGTTGTCCCTTTACAAAGAATCGATTTCAAAAGAACACTTACGGAATACTTGGCGGACAAGCCCAAAAGTTACTTTTAACATACTTTCCAATAATGTATTATGGCCAGCTATTAACATACAAACTGGTTCTGTAATGCAATGGCAAATCCCTATTGGCAAATTAGAAGAAATCACTTTAAGGTTACAACAGAGAACCACTCTAATAATTGGACCAAAAATTATTTTAAATAAAGCCTTTCAGTGGGTTGGTGTACATTACTCTTTTGTTGTAATTAAAGCAATGTTGGCAGGGTGCTTACCATTCGAATTAGATAAAAAAGTTTTGGGTAATTCTTTGGTTTCAAAAAGAGTACTTTTTAAAATAGTTCGAAATATTGTTGTTAAACTGGCTAAACAAAGTGGAGTTTTATCGCAAAAAGATGTTGCCTTCTTGTTTGGTGTTAAGAAAAAGGATATTGAATATTGGATTTGTACAAATAGACTTAAAACTAATAGCTCAGGGGCTATTACAAACGATTCCTTTACTAAATTTGAATCCAAGTACTTTACAACCTTTCAAATTTCCATGATTAAATCTATTAGTACAAAAAGAATATTAAAAAAATATAATAAGGGGAAATTGATTGCTGTTTCAGGACCTGAATTAAACGATGGTAAACGCTTATTATTCTTAAAAAGCGTAATTAACATAATCTAATAAAGATTAAAATAGCTTTCTAATGACTGAATCCTACTGAATTTTATTAATTATTCAAAAAAGCTGAGATTTTATATTTATTCTTCTATAATTAGCTTTACATCACTTTTACTATATATTTTAAATTTATTCTGGAAATGATTTAATACAGGGCTAATGTCTTTACTAGTTAATGTGTTTAACAGTAAGTCAATGTCTTGGGAAACAAGATCACTAAGCTGAGATAAATTAATATAATTATTTTTGTATTTTTTTGCTTCATTTACTGAAAAATATGGCTTTTCCATTAGTTCGGTTGGTTTTAATAGCCCATATTTGATTAACAAACTAATTTGACTATTTTTTATCCCTAGGTATTTAACTAGTTCCAGTCGAGATAATACCCCTTTTCCTGTTTCTAACTTATTTTTTAGTGACTCTTCCCATACTTCATTTTTTCTAATAAGATATCGTTTTAAGCCTGTATCTTTCACTCTTTTATCAACCACACGTATTTTCCCCTTGACTATAAGTGTAATCATATCGGATAAATTGGTGCCTACTGAATATTTAATACTCTTTGTAATATCTGTTAGCTCTTCTTCATTACAAGAAATTTGATTACTTTGTAAACAATATCTTTCATACCTTTTCTCTATAATTCGGAAGATTTGGTCAATCTTCCGCCGGTCATATAATACTTCATTAGTACCATTAATGATTGGAGAACTTTTTACTTCCAAAAGAGTCTTTTCTAAAGAAATCACACCGTTAAGTGATATGTTTAAAATACTACTTGTTACTTTTCTATTAACCAAGAATCTTTTATTTGAAAGATATCTATTAACACTTTCTCTCGATATTAATAAAAATTCTTCTCTCTCCTTGGTAATACTCGCTTTAAGAAATCCATTAGCTATAAGTTTTTTTACAGTAACGTGTTTGCATTTTAACATGTTAGCGACTTGTGTGATAATGAAAGATAATAAGCACTATAAATATCCTTGTTAAAACTCCTACTATTTGAAATTAATGAACTATCCCAGTTTTTAAATATATAATTTTCAAATTCATTTCTTAAGAAGTCCATTTGAGGATGATTATACTTATTATATAAATCAATAAAAAAGTAGCCAAAGTTATTAATATAACTGCCTCTATCATATTTAGGCTTACACTTCTTAAAATTTATGTACAATTCCAAAAAATCAGAATAATTAACAGGCCAATTTTCGAATCTTTTTGTAATGTTCATAATTAAGGTAGTAAATTCTCTATCTTCATATTCAAATGGAATTGAAATACTCCCTACTCTACTCTTATCTCTATAGTACAATCTTATAAAAAAGTGATAAATCAATAAGATATATTTTAGATCAAGTTTAGTTAACAAATTTAGATTACTTTCTTTAAAATTTCTGGTATCAGAGTTAAATTTATAATAGATGATTCTCGACACGAAGGAATTGCTTTCGTCAGCATTTTTAACTTTTAAGGTCCTTAAGTCCTTATTACATTTACAATAATAAAACTTCTTTCTATATTGTTTAATTGGTTTTCCACAGCTACTACATGAAGAAACAAGGAAACAATTATGTATTGGACATACTAAAAAAATTCTTATATCCCATAATTTATGATGAATACCAACAGTTTCAAGGCATCTAGGACATACCTTAGCATGAGCATTCATCAAACTGTCTTGATACAAAGAAAAATTAAAATGCTTAAATTTTCCTTTTTCATAGTCAAACTCGTTATAAAATGTAGTTATTAATAATTCATTAAGTGACAAGCCAGTTAAATTCATTAAAGATGAAAAATCAAATTTCCATGGTAGCAGATTGCGAGGACCAATATAGTGATTAAAATCAGAATCGTTTAATATCCATGTATTTGTTTCATACATATTTTCAATTGATAATCTATTAATATAACTAGGGGTACAGCCAACATTTCGGAAATTTTGTACGCTAAGCAAATTTCCATCTAAAAAAGCCGATTTTTCCTACGTTAAGGAATCATCGGCTTGATATTAAGAGATGGTTATCCTGCACAACAAGATAGTTTGGATACATCTTTGTCAAACGTTAGAGCAGCCAGCTTCAGTCCTTCTGCCATTGTCAAATATGGTGCAAGGGTTTCGCGAAGATCCTCTACGGTTAAACCGAATTTGACAGCTAATGTCGCTGCATAAATCACGTCTCCTGCGTTTTCTGCCACCACATGAGCCCCTAATATTTTCAACGTTTTCGCGTCCGCAACCAGTTTAAACACGCCTGTTGTTTCCCGATTAACCAGTGCTCTTGGAACGGCATCTAACGGCAAGACGGAAGTTTTCACTTCATATCCTTTCTCTTTTGCCTGTTGCTCCGTTAAACCAACTGTTGCAATTGCTGGAGCTGTAAATGTAACCCCCGGAATCACTTCTAAATTCAGCTTTTTGTTCAGT
Proteins encoded:
- a CDS encoding Mu transposase C-terminal domain-containing protein, coding for MSMFAFLAGTKLMIDEDRYIVRREINGAIELENLNYNKIEIWDKEHLLEKWNKEELVFRNNDWRSNEFEIRDFSLLDIDSVNEAKRRYKIIKPVIDGEILPAEIKSYLDTIEPKVSKTTFYEWKSRWEKYEDIRTLVKKKPGPKNHYTKGEIVELIEELVNEFQYSGEKFTDEHLFSEFSLRIEEINRFRDDKNKIKIVSRSTFYRRKKTIEDKFRKEEIRLGKVETELRKKGSRKEVVITKPLERVEIDWTPVDVLLINPSTLKPERPWLVYAIDKATGHPLGFYVTFKDVNASAVKQCLLHSIMPKTYLKKLYPLIENDWVAYGKPSEVVFDNSIINESYDVKDTCQQLNINVHFCKVGAGYQKGTIERGFRTLNTTWIHTLKGTTFSNVYEKGLYDSVGEACITMQTFIYMAHLVMVDVIANSYDKRRGGKPKDLWLKGLVNNPLLQLPIPQSKKELKLIFMSGIDYRKIQNKGVVIENEYYNSKDLMELRANLINEVKHEKKIGSVKVRYDLADMRSVYVYDKFKTSLERKEIPTNLPVYLSQLELDSSVRTLGANKDDVTNLAKTIRKVKELTNCDKKKYNKQKRNLEQLNKRDLPKSYNYEGISSMGLAELQIESPIEADTIVVHYDEQKERENKQKKYATKSKKEQLQDEETMIGKSNSDYIDLDSLPDYGVSFKK
- a CDS encoding IS4 family transposase; protein product: MDKITRKTSFGQWFSPINLQLFEENVKTMKLDYYTKKLTTESFLKLLLFAQLQEIESLHALGDCLFDDQLQKGIDLDSISISQLSRRLNGINPDLFQRLFLDLVSQIHAKTHYTKLVMPLKIIDSSTLPLNLTNHKWAKFRKTKAGVKLHLRLVFMEKGISYPEKAVMTTAKEHDRGQLEIMVDDKECMYVFDRGYLDYERFDRMTDDGYFFLSRLRKNAVIRNVYDFKLPKDTAVLSDQMVLIGTTQNRAENYFRLLKVMDSKGNELHLITNRFDLSAEEISEMYKSRWAIELFFKWIKQHLSIKKFYGQSEWAIQNQVFIALIVFCLHVLVQIETRSKRKTLQISRYLRAALWKPANVWLRKIEGKAIP
- a CDS encoding TnsA endonuclease N-terminal domain-containing protein, with product MEQVRKIKPSKKGSFRGFINSKKSNEMVAWESLLEKDFIKVLDFDPSIIKIQSQPIKIEYRYKGKIYKYFPDFLVETKDKQYIIFEVKPEDKIKEEDNKVKFEVGKIYCEKKGWKFKIVTEKDIRQGYLIQNLDKIRGVDERLTKESTKIKIYNFIQKNGKSKMEDIIKFDDSIPSPEIYSNLYYMIYNQQLNIDLINH
- a CDS encoding TniQ family protein — protein: MLLFYLKPKNNESLTGFFYRTAKENLMDNIKWINDHFSVFTGYQPNVNLMNWGEQNHIKDTSNFLRIEYQLANSMTFTYLLEFHGLRVDYTKNTIKCPWFSYQTTKVCPVCLKEEPIHRLDWSFTYSFICRKHKLFLIDKSLVLHKCC
- a CDS encoding IS4 family transposase translates to MDKITRKTSFGQWFSPINLQLFEENVKTLKLDFYTKKLTTESFLKLLLFAQLEEVESLHALSDCLFDDQLQKGIDLDSISISQLSRRLNGMNPDLFQKLFLDLVSQIHAKTHNTKLVMPLKIIDSSTLPLNLTNHKWAKFRKTKAGVKLHLRLVFMEKGISYPEKAIMTTAKEHDRGQLEVMVDDKECMYVFDRGYLDYERFDRMTDDGYFFLSRLRKNAVIREVYDFKLPENTSVLSDQMVLIGTTQNRAENYFRLLKVIDSKGNELHLITNRFDLSAEEISKMYKSRWAIELFFKWIKQHLHIKKFYGQSEWAIQNQVFIALIVFCLHVLAQIETKSKRKTLQISRYLRAALWKPAHIWLRKIEGKTIP
- a CDS encoding TniQ family protein — its product is MLSVQNFRNVGCTPSYINRLSIENMYETNTWILNDSDFNHYIGPRNLLPWKFDFSSLMNLTGLSLNELLITTFYNEFDYEKGKFKHFNFSLYQDSLMNAHAKVCPRCLETVGIHHKLWDIRIFLVCPIHNCFLVSSCSSCGKPIKQYRKKFYYCKCNKDLRTLKVKNADESNSFVSRIIYYKFNSDTRNFKESNLNLLTKLDLKYILLIYHFFIRLYYRDKSRVGSISIPFEYEDREFTTLIMNITKRFENWPVNYSDFLELYINFKKCKPKYDRGSYINNFGYFFIDLYNKYNHPQMDFLRNEFENYIFKNWDSSLISNSRSFNKDIYSAYYLSLSHKSLTC